A single region of the Gorilla gorilla gorilla isolate KB3781 chromosome 1, NHGRI_mGorGor1-v2.1_pri, whole genome shotgun sequence genome encodes:
- the LOC129532827 gene encoding uncharacterized protein isoform X2, whose protein sequence is MGFFPLPGERPSDWASRRAPRGFCLLFYRPPSPPPTLSRPHPGLGPTAKGRGVPGRVAMAGESGTSALGRRAPRPSGGVGEGRCANYALSLGKRQPRRAAAVKGMRTRTPCPAGLAPHPTPPPCGAHRICALGRGQARTPPPHRRDSDRAVLAPPSCALPGPHLVLFPFQVEEIPLSRRSGDSPAPRIPGWRDASRPRGLVARAGRRTRRRALPGLAWACSEPGCFSMTTQIGGIWRFCGSPAAKLRGRRGLEACTTCSPRPSVHPDGVSLCRPGCCAMV, encoded by the coding sequence ATGGGTTTCTTCCCTCTTCCAGGCGAGAGGCCCTCGGACTGGGCGTCGCGGCGAGCCCCCCGtggtttctgtttgcttttttacCGTCCCCCGTCCCCCCCGCCCACCCTGTCCCGGCCCCACCCGGGCCTTGGTCCCACCGCGAAGGGGCGAGGAGTCCCCGGAAGGGTCGCGATGGCCGGGGAGTCCGGGACCTCGGCTCTGGGTAGGCGCGCCCCGCGACCCAGCGGCGGCGTGGGCGAGGGGCGCTGCGCAAACTACGCGCTCTCGCTGGGGAAACGCCAGCCCAGGCGGGCGGCGGCGGTGAAGGGGATGAGGACCAGGACCCCGTGCCCGGCGGGACTGGCCCCGCACCCCACGCCGCCCCCCTGCGGTGCGCACCGCATCTGCGCCCTAGGCCGAGGCCAGGCTCGGACCCCTCCCCCGCACCGACGTGATTCGGATCGCGCGGTGCTGGCGCCGCCTTCATGCGCCCTGCCTGGCCCCCACCTGGTCCTCTTTCCTTTTCAGGTGGAGGAGATACCGCTGTCCCGTCGGTCTGGGGACAGCCCAGCTCCCCGGATCCCGGGCTGGAGAGACGCGTCGCGGCCCCGGGGCCTGGTGGCACGAGCAGGAAGGAGGACCCGGCGGCGGGCTCTGCCTGGGCTTGCCTGGGCTTGTTCCGAGCCGGGCTGCTTCTCGATGACCACGCAGATCGGGGGCATTTGGAGATTTTGCGGGAGCCCTGCAGCCAAGCTCCGGGGCAGGAGAGGCCTGGAAGCCTGCACTACCTGCTCGCCCCGTCCCAGCGTGCACCCAG